The Engystomops pustulosus chromosome 9, aEngPut4.maternal, whole genome shotgun sequence genome includes a window with the following:
- the LOC140077447 gene encoding uncharacterized protein: MKESLGTELEVQKRTFEEVEFQNRAFRELEVLKIGAGSRFLMSLRGFQENIYNYKLAMDYMPRGTLYSRMEESQLFRIQTTRRFAAEMFCGLQYLHDHGVIHRDLKPNNILLDDIGHIKIADYSCAAINVSREDTTTGFVGSIGYAAPEVLGGKRYNHQVDSFSFGVILFMMCVGEKPFYSEGSVLEYFLSLVKQDPAFPPGMCPDAVSFIEGVSTPAQISK, translated from the exons ATGAAGGAAAGCCTGGGTACAGAACTGGAAGTCCAAAAAAGGACCTTTGAAGAAGTGGAATTCCAGAATAGGGCATTTAGAGAACTAGAAGTCCTGAAAATTGGCGCTGGAAGCCGCTTCCTCATGTCTTTGAGGGGCTTTCAAGAAAACATCTATAATTATAAGCTGGCAATGGACTATATGCCCAGAGGAACCCTGTATAGCCGGATGGAGGAATCTCAGCTGTTTAGAATCCAGACAACAAG GCGGTTTGCGGCTGAGATGTTCTGCGGACTGCAGTACCTTCACGATCATGGCGTCATCCATCG AGACCTGAAGCCGAACAACATCCTCCTAGATGACATCGGACACATCAAAATCGCTGACTACAGCTGTGCAGCCATCAATGTGTCTAGGGAGGACACAACAACAGGCTTCGTAGGCTCGATTGGTTACGCTGCCCCAGAG GTGCTGGGCGGGAAGCGGTACAACCATCAGGTGGATTCTTTTTCCTTTGGCGTCATCCTGTTCATGATGTGCGTAGGAGAAAAACCATTCTACAGCGAAGGCTCAGTGCTGGAATATTTCCTGTCACTGGTGAAGCAGGACCCTGCTTTCCCTCCTGGGATGTGCCCTGAcgccgtcagcttcatagaaggGGTAAGTA CTCCTGCACAAATCTCCAAGTGA